In Nicotiana tabacum cultivar K326 chromosome 21, ASM71507v2, whole genome shotgun sequence, one DNA window encodes the following:
- the LOC107806486 gene encoding limonoid 21-O-acetyltransferse-like codes for MGSQSAALQVNILSTKFITPSSPTPNHLQNYKLSFFDQIAEDVHLPLVLFYPPNDKISTTDEQLEESLSRVLTHVYPIAGRFTEDFCSINCLDQGVKFVKANVNSKLDDFLEQAHKDVNAAVLCWPHDTWTVDEDNLAITPLVIVQVTRFECGGIALSMSHAHIAMDGFSSLSFLYEWSKVCRLGIPTKEINFLSFNLGEIFPTRDLSKLLLPRIPGEKREESKLVAKRLYIDESAISKLRDEMTCLSFKPTRVEMITAVLWRALIRASEAKNRNMRRSLMGVPVNLRSKISLPQIEKCFGNLVVDSPVKFVPGETEMELHNLVALIRDTVQKTIEYCNKESPDEIVSAVADIYNGSFQANDWGASHKVDAFTSSSLCRFPILGADFGWGKPCLMHFGSRHTQTCWLYDAECGNGVCVQVDIKESYMRFFECDQDIKAYFK; via the coding sequence ATGGGTTCCCAATCTGCTGCCCTGCAAGTTAATATCTTATCCACAAAGTTCATAACACCATCCTCACCAACCCCAAATCACTTACAAAATTACAAGTTATCTTTCTTTGATCAAATAGCTGAAGATGTCCACTTGCCTCTTGTTCTTTTCTATCCACCTAACGACAAAATCTCCACTACGGATGAACAACTCGAAGAATCCCTATCTAGAGTATTAACCCATGTTTACCCGATAGCTGGTAGATTTACAGAGGATTTTTGCTCCATAAATTGCCTTGATCAAGGGGTTAAATTTGTAAAGGCAAATGTCAATAGTAAGCTCGATGATTTTCTTGAGCAAGCACACAAGGATGTTAATGCCGCAGTACTTTGTTGGCCTCACGATACTTGGACTGTTGATGAAGATAATTTGGCTATTACACCTCTTGTTATCGTCCAAGTAACCAGATTTGAATGTGGTGGCATAGCTCTGTCAATGAGCCATGCCCACATTGCAATGGACGGATTCTCGAGTCTTTCTTTTTTGTACGAGTGGTCCAAAGTGTGTAGACTCGGAATTCCCACAAAAGAAATCAATTTCCTGAGCTTTAATTTGGGTGAAATTTTCCCTACAAGGGATTTATCTAAACTTTTACTGCCTCGTATTCCTGGAGAGAAACGTGAAGAAAGCAAACTGGTCGCTAAGAGGTTATATATTGATGAATCTGCTATATCAAAGCTAAGAGATGAAATGACATGTTTGAGTTTCAAACCTACGAGAGTCGAGATGATTACAGCAGTTTTATGGAGGGCTTTGATCCGTGCTTCGGAAGCGAAAAACAGAAATATGAGGCGTTCTTTAATGGGAGTCCCAGTCAACTTGCGTAGTAAGATCTCTTTGCCTCAAATTGAAAAGTGTTTTGGCAATCTTGTAGTTGATTCTCCAGTAAAATTTGTACCGGGGGAGACCGAGATGGAGCTGCATAACTTGGTGGCATTGATAAGGGATACAGTGCAGAAAACTATTGAGTATTGCAACAAGGAATCACCAGATGAGATAGTCTCTGCGGTTGCTGATATTTACAATGGAAGTTTCCAGGCAAATGACTGGGGAGCCAGTCATAAAGTTGACGCATTTACGTCTTCAAGTTTGTGCAGGTTTCCTATACTAGGAGCTGATTTTGGTTGGGGGAAACCTTGCTTGATGCATTTTGGATCCAGGCATACTCAAACTTGTTGGTTGTATGATGCAGAGTGTGGCAATGGTGTCTGTGTGCAGGTGGATATCAAGGAAAGTTACATGCGCTTCTTTGAATGCGACCAAGATATCAAGGCTTATTTTAAGTGA